One genomic region from Amaranthus tricolor cultivar Red isolate AtriRed21 chromosome 12, ASM2621246v1, whole genome shotgun sequence encodes:
- the LOC130828713 gene encoding uncharacterized protein LOC130828713 translates to MEARLEAIEAAIQIIMQRGFPQGQPHHPNNDQEDKMLRIDMKEFDGQSSNPEDYIEWEASMERYFEYRGTTPEGQYKVAKMKLTKLAAMWLEGIQRQRAREHRERIDTWDKLKKHLNRKYVPINFKHQMYIKWSTLSQKGRTVTEYIHEWEKLVVMCDIEDAEDLKLTKFLSGLREDIRDQLMTMPTLDLQTAFNLAPIYEQNFNKRRVTGNSYNRSPKASPPKQSRPISPKAQRKTEQNLNAPDRIPIPLNKVVCFKCHGHGHYKKDCPNIRVFTAQEWREIKEDTQPKMMLVVRNGRVEEDWPPVAEHEPDGSYRVDEFGKTVRYEHSTDEEEIEEGLEKVLPEEGYYNLIIRRSLHTTYAEEENNQRENIFQTKCKVKDQVCDMIIDAGSESNCVSLALVTDLNLKTRPHAHPYKLKWLDNNATGTVNKQCLIGFTIGSYKDQVLCDELDMNACHVLLGRPWQYDKRSMHNGFTNTYIIKHEGKLKELVPLPPHRTVPPPVREPVHLISRKVCEKEIKNKNEVYVLVTKEVEQAAEIPQAVKPLLQQFKDVFPDELPEGLPPVRGIEHQIDLIPRAPLPNKPAYRANPTETKELQRQVEELLHKGYVRESLSPCAVPTLLVPKKDGTWRMCIDSRSVNNITIKYRFPIPRIDDMLDELSGAHWFSKEPPAPL, encoded by the exons ATGGAAGCGAGATTAGAGGCCATAGAGGCAGCCATACAAATAATCATGCAAAGAGGATTCCCACAAGGACAACCCCATCACCCTAATAATGATCAGGAGGATAAAATGTTGAGGATAGACATGAAGGAATTTGATGGACAGTCCAGCAATCCTGAGGATTATATAGAATGGGAAGCAAGTATGGAAAGATACTTTGAATATAGAGGAACTACACCTGAAGGACAGtacaaagtggcaaaaatgaaaCTCACTAAACTTGCTGCTATGTGGTTGGAAGGAATACAAAGGCAGAGGGCAAGGGAACATAGGGAAAGAATTGATACTTGGGATAAATTGAAAAAGCACTTGAACAGGAAGTATGTTCCCATCAATTTCAAGCATCAAATGTACATTAAGTGGAGCACTCTTAGTCAAAAGGGCAGAACTGTGACTGAATACATACATGAATGGGAAAAGTTGGTGGTGATGTGTGATATAGAGGATGCAGAGGACTTGAAACTGACTAAGTTTTTATCTGGGTTGAGAGAAGACATTAGGGATCAACTCATGACCATGCCTACACTAGACCTACAAACAGCTTTTAACCTAGCCCCAATCTATGAGCAAAACTTCAACAAGAGAAGGGTAACAGGGAACAGCTACAACAGATCCCCTAAGGCATCCCCACCCAAACAATCTAGACCTATATCACCCAAGGCACAGAGAAAAACAGAGCAAAACCTCAATGCCCCTGACAGAATACCTATACCCTTGAACAAGGTGGTTTGCTTTAAATGCCATGGACATGGACATTATAAAAAGGATTGCCCCAACATCAGAGTTTTCACTGCTCAGGAATGGAGGGAAATCAAGGAGGATACCCAACCCAAGATGATGTTAGTAGTAAGAAATGGTAGGGTGGAGGAGGATTGGCCTCCAGTGGCTGAGCATGAGCCAGATGGATCTTACAGAGTTGATGAATTTGGCAAAACAGTAAGGTATGAACATAGTACTGATGAAGAAGAGATTGAGGAAGGATTGGAGAAGGTTTTACCTGAGGAAGGCTACTACAACCTGATTATAAGGAGAAGCCTACACACTACTTATGCTGAAGAAGAAAACAACCAGAGGGAAAATATCTTTCAAACAAAGTGTAAGGTAAAAGACCAAGTCTGTGACATGATTATTGATGCAGGAAGTGAATCAAACTGTGTTAGCTTGGCTTTAGTAACAGATCTGAACTTGAAAACTAGACCTCATGCACACCCATACAAACTGAAATGGCTGGACAACAATGCTACTGGTACAGTGAATAAGCAATGCTTAATAGGGTTTACTATTGGATCATATAAGGATCAAGTGCTGTGTGATGAGCTAGATATGAATGCTTGCCATGTACTATTGGGTAGACCATGGCAGTATGACAAGAGGAGCATGCACAATGGGTTTACAAACACCTATATCATAAAGCATGAAGGAAAGCTCAAGGAGTTAGTTCCCCTGCCTCCCCACAGAACTGTTCCCCCTCCTGTGAGGGAACCCGTACATTTGATCAGCAGGAAAGTTTGTGAAAAGGAAATCAAGAACAAGAATGAGGTATATGTCTTAGTCACTAAGGAAGTAGAGCAAGCAGCTGAAATACCTCAAGCAGTGAAACCCCTGTTACAGCAGTTCAAGGATGTGTTCCCTGATGAGTTGCCTGAAGGTTTGCCTCCTGTAAGGGGAATTGAACACCAGATTGACCTTATACCAAGAGCTCCTTTACCCAATAAACCAGCTTACAGAGCCAATCCCACAGAAACCAAGGAACTACAAAGACAAGTTGAGGAGTTACTACACAAGGGATATGTAAGGGAGAGCCTCAGTCCATGTGCAGTGCCCACTCTGCTTGTACCAAAaaaagatgggacttggaggatgTGCATAGATAGCAGAAGTGTtaacaacataaccatcaaatatAGGTTTCCCATACCTAGGATAGATGATATGTTGGATGAACTATCAGGTGCCCACTGGTTCAGCAAG GAGCCCCCAGCACCTTtatga